The proteins below are encoded in one region of bacterium:
- a CDS encoding type II toxin-antitoxin system VapC family toxin, which yields MTRTELVVVDASVAVKWYVPERGSDHASGLLARGLRLLAPDLLLTEFGNTLWKKTRRGELSPREAQHVVTAFASAPPIVLRPSVPLLTAAFEIATRFGRSVYDALYLALAVAEDCFLVTADDRLVDSLHRTTLRPYVRRLSGSQT from the coding sequence GTGACGCGCACCGAGCTGGTGGTCGTCGACGCGAGCGTGGCGGTGAAATGGTACGTCCCGGAGCGGGGAAGCGATCACGCGTCCGGACTCCTCGCTCGCGGCCTGCGGCTGCTCGCGCCCGATCTGTTGCTCACCGAGTTCGGCAACACGCTCTGGAAAAAGACCCGGCGCGGCGAGCTCAGCCCACGCGAGGCACAGCACGTCGTCACCGCATTCGCCTCAGCCCCGCCGATTGTGCTCCGTCCTTCCGTACCGTTGCTTACCGCAGCGTTCGAGATTGCGACACGGTTCGGTCGTTCCGTATACGATGCGCTATATCTCGCGTTGGCGGTGGCTGAAGACTGTTTCCTTGTCACGGCCGACGATCGGCTCGTCGACTCCCTTCACCGCACCACGCTCCGGCCGTACGTGCGCCGGCTGAGCGGGAGCCAGACCTAG